One genomic window of Magnolia sinica isolate HGM2019 chromosome 3, MsV1, whole genome shotgun sequence includes the following:
- the LOC131239815 gene encoding protein JINGUBANG-like — translation MKHDYWPYGSNIWAIRARGPQLLATQPTIASRNGSKTKYSSPLNLLFIKYPFVSPTLSLPLCHSPNMPASPWFSSCSTAACTSFVTDATIAMPTKRDSPQNNILSDSSSSSEIPTSTDYSSISSLRSNLSLQTLPSIPSLQKSSPEDSSSSSLSYTCLSSFKTHPCYVSSLALSPTANLLYSTSANEIRVWDLSTFSQIEAFNGNGSGSVKSVIFSNGKIFTAHQDSKIRVWQITEPKRQHRLVTSLPTANDVLRRFIFPKNYVRIRRHRKRLWVQHADAVSSLAVSNGLLYSVSWDKSLKIWRESDLRCLESVTAHEDAVNAVAVSVDGTVYTASADSRIRVWGKAFGETKHSLIAALEKHKSSVNALALSADGSVLYSGACDRSILVWEKEDSAHHMVVTGALRGHSKAILCLINVEDLLFSGSADRTVRIWRRGRGNAYGCLAIVQGHERGVKSLVGVWDGKAGAFKICSGSLDGEIKVWQVSGPDIGRSNSSPDLLGWKV, via the coding sequence ATGAAGCATGATTACTGGCCATACGGTTCAAATATTTGGGCCATACGAGCACGCGGGCCCCAGTTGCTGGCGACACAGCCGACAATCGCAAGTCGCAACGGAAGCAAAACCAAGTACAGCTCCCCCCTTAACCTTTTGTTCATTAAATACCCGTTCGTCTCTCCCacgctctccctccctctctgtcACTCCCCCAATATGCCAGCCTCCCCCTGGTTCTCTTCCTGCTCTACCGCGGCCTGCACGTCCTTCGTGACGGACGCAACCATCGCAATGCCCACAAAGCGCGACTCTCCCCAAAACAATATCCTCTCCGACTCGAGCAGCAGCTCCGAAATCCCAACCTCCACTGACTACAGCAGCATCAGCAGCCTTCGGTCCAACCTCTCCCTCCAAACTCTTCCATCCATACCCTCCCTCCAAAAATCCTCGCCTGAGGACTCCTCGTCCTCATCTCTATCATACACCTGCCTATCTTCCTTCAAAACCCACCCCTGCTACGTCAGCTCCCTCGCCCTCTCCCCCACCGCCAATCTCCTCTACTCCACCTCCGCCAACGAGATCCGCGTCTGGGACCTCTCCACCTTCTCCCAGATCGAAGCCTTTAATGGCAACGGCTCCGGCTCCGTCAAGTCCGTCATCTTCTCTAACGGAAAGATCTTCACCGCTCATCAGGACTCCAAGATCCGTGTCTGGCAGATAACAGAGCCCAAACGGCAGCACCGTCTCGTGACGTCACTCCCCACGGCTAACGACGTCCTCCGCCGCTTCATCTTTCCCAAGAACTACGTCCGCATCAGACGGCACAGGAAACGCCTCTGGGTCCAGCACGCTGACGCCGTTTCCTCCCTCGCCGTTAGTAACGGCCTCCTGTATTCCGTCTCATGGGACAAGAGCCTGAAGATCTGGCGGGAATCCGACCTCCGCTGCCTCGAATCTGTCACCGCCCATGAAGACGCTGTCAACGCCGTCGCCGTCTCCGTTGACGGAACCGTCTACACGGCGTCAGCGGACAGCCGGATCAGAGTATGGGGGAAGGCGTTTGGTGAGACAAAGCATTCGCTGATAGCGGCGCTGGAAAAACACAAGTCTTCGGTAAATGCCCTCGCCTTGAGCGCGGACGGATCGGTGCTGTACTCGGGCGCTTGTGACCGTTCGATACTCGTGTGGGAGAAGGAGGACAGCGCGCACCATATGGTGGTGACGGGTGCGCTGAGGGGGCACAGCAAAGCGATCTTGTGCTTGATCAACGTTGAGGATTTACTGTTCAGTGGGTCAGCTGATCGGACGGTTAGGATTTGGAGGCGGGGGAGAGGGAATGCGTACGGGTGCTTGGCGATTGTTCAAGGGCATGAGAGGGGAGTGAAGTCGTTGGTTGGGGTTTGGGATGGGAAGGCTGGAGCGTTTAAGATCTGCAGCGGGAGCTTGGACGGTGAGATCAAGGTGTGGCAGGTGTCGGGTCCAGATATCGGGCGGTCGAATTCGTCTCCTGATCTTCTCGGCTGGAAAGTATGA